The stretch of DNA AAAGTAACGCAGGCTACCGGGGAGCGATTGCAGAGAATATTCTGGATCCGGCGTTTGAGGGGTCGGTCTTTGACTGGGAAGCAGACGCGATTCTGTCGGGCCTCACCTTCGCCTTCAAGTACGAGCAACCGTTTGACTTCTACACGGCCCGCCTTTCGACAAGCGCGACCTATAACGAGATAACCACTTACCGGACATCCACCGACGACATCGATATATCCGGATCGGCAACCACCATCGATACCGATCTGGAGGCAGTTTTTCCCACCTTCTTCGAGTGGAATCGCTTCCCGGTTTCGGTGGTTCTGACGACTGGCGGAACTGCGTTTTTGGGCGGAAGTCGCCAAGCCCTCGGGTTTAACTCGTTTCTAAGCTACGGAGCCGCAGTCGAGTTGAACATCAAGCGTCTCGATTGGCCCATGCAAAATCTAAGACTGGGAGGGCAGGGGATCGCTGGCGACAATGTCACCGGATGGAGCATTATTTTCAGCTATGGATTCTAGTGAGATGGATTCATCTTTTGGGCACTTCGACTAACCTCCTTTGGACGTGACGAGAGCAATTTTGGATTTGAGCAAGGCGACAGCTCCGCTTGGCGGGCTAGAAGCCCGTCTGCGGAGCCGCAACGCGGCTCAAATCCAAAAGTCCTTCGCCCCTATGGGGTTGCGGCAGCACCGGTTCCGGGCAGCGTTAGCGGAGAGGTCTGAGGGCCTCTGGCCCGCAAACCTCTCCGCAGCCTCACCCGGATTCCGGCGGAGCCGCAATCACGAGCCAAAGGAGGTTAA from Verrucomicrobiota bacterium encodes:
- a CDS encoding Solitary outer membrane autotransporter beta-barrel domain, which gives rise to MRSIFLFSATLMLASVCRGIDLGLSNPFQDLIDSVRDFALEQVGPAQVGTGYAALINFASNPDIATATYYVDPGPNASAEINVYRVGFRKDFFEDGDRWRPFLQGVIPYQTIDYRLDIDSEEAVRADWTAYGFILSGGNEFVLNEFWTFAPTINLGFVRLESNAGYRGAIAENILDPAFEGSVFDWEADAILSGLTFAFKYEQPFDFYTARLSTSATYNEITTYRTSTDDIDISGSATTIDTDLEAVFPTFFEWNRFPVSVVLTTGGTAFLGGSRQALGFNSFLSYGAAVELNIKRLDWPMQNLRLGGQGIAGDNVTGWSIIFSYGF